In Lactococcus garvieae subsp. garvieae, the following proteins share a genomic window:
- the addA gene encoding helicase-exonuclease AddAB subunit AddA, with protein sequence MTEVKLTPEQEEAIYSQGHNILVSASAGSGKTFVMANRIVEKIKSGIDIESLFISTFTKKAAAELRMRLEKDLKKASYKSQDSVEKQRIKLALQKLPHADIGTMDSFTQKLLRENFNRVDIDPNFRILADQTESDLLKQEVFDDLVEQYLSEQTEIKETAKIDKKTFEKLVKNFSKDRNIKGFQSVVYTVYNFASATENPENWLKNEFLKGFDFYQRFSDLPESFSQDVALQLEAFILYLQKVLAEKNLTGKTLEKAQIVVDNQEHLLGSLARRDYLQFTEIFRSLDFSRWSLKKDEILAESFKSVIGTKTDPGLVRDFLEKIKHLSTIEKYQPEARVLAENLQKFVLYFYDVYLERKRSENAFEYSDIAHFAIKILEENPDVTMAYRNKYSEIMIDEYQDTSHVQEAMLRLLSKNGDGSDNLFMVGDIKQSIYGFRLADPRLFLKKYTAYADETNPNQLIRLKENFRSRGEVLSFTNEVFKHLMDEEVGEMIYGKEEELVQGNLVDYPEQLEENFYPELLLYEEDTSEDESEQMSDGEIKVVAQQIKELIASDENLEYKDIALLVRSKSQNNKIEDILKAYDIPVVLDEGRVDFLKSLEVTLILDVLRAIDNPLYDIPLVATLRSPMFNFTEDELTRISLNAGSDTRFWQKLQLNDSELINKALKTKIASFLEKFTEWRKLVNEVPIHELLWKIYTETYYMDYVGALPNGEMRQANLHALSVRAESYESSGYKGLFRFIKMIDKFMEQNNDLASVNIKLPQNAVRVMTFHKSKGLEFDVVFLMNLQTKFNQKDLRDSVILTRENGLGMKYTADLKNESAVETDFPYALVKMETLPYLVNKDLKRNAMLSEEMRVLYVAFTRAKKKLYMVGKIKQKELEKYGEAKLEKGILPLKYRQAANGYQHWLLALQKAHKLPMKFKVIKADDLQGVDKKFTVYPDFKKLAEDAKKFDKVMDSLSDVKQARAILDYQYPKAAATKLSSIQTPSQVKKRSYEKQLELGNVLPSSEYERVKQLDMLDLGQHKITAAEIGSATHSFMQYADFSRPNLFDFQQTLDQMDLLDEVKNKIDLPKILTLFDTDFGKVLVDNVERTTKEAPFSMLKTDEVAQEQYIVRGICDGFIKFEDKIILFDYKTDYFRNKAQIAEIKKNYEVQMELYAEALRKAYHVNQVDKYLILLGGPQRVVVERM encoded by the coding sequence ATGACTGAAGTAAAATTGACACCCGAACAGGAAGAAGCAATATATAGTCAAGGACATAATATACTCGTTTCAGCAAGTGCTGGATCAGGGAAGACCTTTGTCATGGCCAACCGTATTGTTGAAAAAATAAAAAGTGGCATTGATATTGAGAGCTTGTTCATTTCAACCTTTACTAAAAAAGCGGCAGCAGAATTACGCATGCGTTTAGAAAAAGATCTAAAGAAAGCAAGTTATAAATCACAGGATAGTGTTGAAAAACAACGGATTAAACTGGCGCTACAAAAGCTTCCTCATGCAGATATTGGTACAATGGATAGCTTTACACAAAAACTGTTACGAGAAAATTTTAATCGTGTAGATATTGATCCGAACTTTAGAATTCTAGCAGATCAGACAGAAAGTGATCTCTTGAAACAAGAAGTCTTTGATGATCTTGTCGAGCAGTATCTTTCAGAGCAAACAGAAATCAAAGAAACAGCAAAAATAGATAAAAAGACCTTTGAAAAACTGGTAAAAAACTTTTCCAAAGATCGGAATATCAAAGGTTTCCAGAGCGTGGTTTACACGGTTTACAACTTTGCTTCAGCAACAGAAAACCCTGAAAATTGGTTAAAAAATGAATTTCTTAAAGGTTTTGATTTTTATCAAAGATTCTCTGATTTGCCTGAATCATTTTCACAAGATGTAGCCTTACAACTCGAAGCCTTTATTTTATATTTACAGAAAGTACTGGCGGAAAAAAATCTTACGGGTAAAACTTTAGAAAAAGCACAAATTGTAGTGGATAATCAAGAACATCTTCTTGGCAGTTTAGCTCGGAGAGATTATCTTCAATTTACGGAAATTTTTAGATCTCTTGACTTTTCGCGCTGGTCATTAAAGAAAGATGAAATTTTAGCTGAAAGTTTTAAATCTGTGATAGGAACCAAGACCGATCCAGGTCTCGTAAGAGATTTTTTAGAAAAAATAAAACACTTGTCAACGATTGAAAAATATCAGCCTGAAGCAAGGGTTTTGGCTGAAAATCTTCAAAAATTCGTTCTATATTTTTATGATGTCTATCTGGAGCGAAAACGTTCGGAAAATGCATTTGAATATTCGGATATTGCTCATTTTGCAATTAAAATATTAGAAGAAAATCCAGATGTCACAATGGCTTATCGCAATAAATACAGTGAGATAATGATTGACGAGTATCAAGATACCAGTCATGTCCAAGAGGCGATGTTACGGTTGCTGAGTAAAAATGGTGACGGTTCTGATAATCTTTTTATGGTTGGTGATATTAAGCAATCGATATATGGTTTTCGTTTGGCGGATCCTCGTCTTTTTCTCAAAAAATACACGGCCTATGCTGATGAAACAAATCCTAATCAACTGATTCGTCTTAAAGAAAATTTTCGTTCACGCGGAGAAGTCCTTTCCTTCACAAATGAGGTATTTAAACATTTGATGGATGAAGAAGTGGGAGAAATGATCTACGGTAAAGAAGAAGAATTGGTCCAAGGAAATCTTGTGGATTATCCGGAGCAGTTAGAAGAAAACTTTTATCCTGAGCTCCTTCTTTATGAAGAAGATACTTCAGAAGATGAGTCAGAACAAATGAGTGATGGTGAAATAAAAGTTGTCGCTCAACAAATTAAGGAGCTCATCGCGTCTGATGAGAACTTAGAATATAAAGATATTGCTCTTTTGGTACGTTCCAAATCTCAAAATAATAAAATTGAAGATATCTTGAAAGCTTATGATATTCCAGTTGTTTTGGATGAGGGACGTGTTGACTTTTTGAAATCTCTCGAAGTCACCTTAATTTTGGATGTCTTGCGTGCCATAGATAATCCGCTCTATGATATTCCTTTGGTAGCCACCTTACGCTCACCAATGTTTAACTTTACAGAGGATGAACTTACAAGGATCAGTTTGAATGCTGGTTCTGATACGCGTTTTTGGCAGAAGTTGCAGCTCAACGATAGTGAGCTGATAAATAAAGCACTTAAAACAAAGATTGCTTCCTTTTTAGAGAAGTTTACAGAATGGCGTAAACTTGTAAATGAAGTCCCTATCCATGAACTTCTTTGGAAAATTTATACAGAAACTTATTATATGGACTATGTCGGGGCACTACCAAATGGCGAGATGCGTCAAGCGAATCTTCATGCTCTTTCAGTAAGGGCGGAATCCTATGAAAGTTCGGGCTATAAAGGTCTTTTCCGATTCATCAAAATGATTGATAAATTTATGGAACAAAACAATGACCTTGCTTCTGTGAATATTAAATTGCCGCAAAATGCGGTAAGAGTAATGACTTTTCATAAGTCCAAAGGGTTAGAATTTGATGTTGTTTTTCTCATGAATCTCCAAACCAAGTTCAACCAAAAAGATCTAAGAGATTCGGTGATACTTACACGGGAAAATGGCTTAGGAATGAAATATACTGCTGATTTAAAAAATGAGTCAGCTGTAGAGACAGATTTTCCTTATGCTTTAGTTAAAATGGAAACCTTACCGTATCTCGTCAATAAGGACTTGAAGCGAAATGCAATGCTTTCAGAAGAAATGCGTGTTCTTTATGTTGCCTTTACAAGAGCGAAGAAAAAACTCTATATGGTCGGTAAAATCAAACAAAAAGAGTTAGAAAAATATGGGGAAGCGAAGCTAGAAAAAGGAATTTTACCTCTTAAATATCGTCAAGCTGCAAATGGCTATCAACATTGGTTGCTGGCGCTTCAAAAAGCACATAAGTTACCGATGAAATTTAAAGTAATCAAGGCGGATGATTTACAAGGGGTTGATAAGAAGTTTACAGTTTATCCTGACTTTAAAAAACTGGCAGAAGATGCGAAAAAATTTGATAAAGTAATGGATAGCTTATCGGATGTAAAACAAGCGCGTGCCATATTAGATTATCAATATCCAAAGGCAGCAGCAACGAAACTTTCAAGCATTCAAACTCCCAGTCAAGTGAAAAAAAGAAGTTACGAAAAGCAATTAGAGTTAGGAAATGTTTTGCCATCAAGTGAGTATGAACGCGTGAAACAGTTGGATATGTTGGATCTTGGCCAACATAAAATTACCGCTGCCGAAATAGGTTCCGCTACCCATAGTTTTATGCAATATGCAGATTTTTCACGACCAAACTTATTCGACTTCCAACAAACCTTGGATCAGATGGACCTTCTGGATGAAGTAAAAAATAAAATTGATTTACCCAAAATCCTGACTTTATTTGACACAGATTTTGGTAAAGTGCTGGTTGATAACGTGGAGCGTACAACTAAGGAAGCACCTTTTTCTATGTTGAAAACAGATGAAGTTGCACAAGAACAATATATTGTTCGAGGAATATGTGATGGCTTTATAAAATTTGAAGATAAAATTATTTTGTTTGACTATAAGACAGATTATTTTCGCAATAAAGCGCAGATTGCGGAAATCAAGAAAAATTATGAAGTTCAGATGGAGCTCTACGCAGAAGCTTTAAGAAAGGCCTATCATGTCAACCAAGTTGACAAGTATTTGATTTTATTAGGTGGACCTCAAAGAGTCGTTGTAGAAAGGATGTAA
- a CDS encoding DUF951 domain-containing protein: MLEYQLGSIVEMKKPHACTIKSTGKKANSWEIIRMGADIKIRCTNCDHVVMMNRNDFNKKTKKVVTK, from the coding sequence ATGTTAGAGTATCAATTAGGATCAATTGTTGAAATGAAAAAACCACATGCTTGTACAATCAAATCAACGGGGAAAAAAGCAAACAGTTGGGAAATAATTCGCATGGGTGCAGATATTAAAATCCGATGTACCAATTGTGATCATGTCGTGATGATGAACCGTAATGATTTCAATAAAAAAACAAAAAAAGTTGTGACAAAGTAG
- the ychF gene encoding redox-regulated ATPase YchF, with product MALTAGIVGLPNVGKSTLFNAITKAGAEAANYPFATIEPNVGMVEVPDERLTKITELIKPKKTVPTTFEFTDIAGIVKGASKGEGLGNKFLANIREVDAIVHVVRAFDDENVMRENNREDSFVDPLADIETINLELILADLESVNKRYARVEKVARTVKDKDAVAEFNVLSKIKPVLEDGKSARTVEFDEEEQKVVKQLFLLTTKPVLYVANVGEDEVSAPDDIEYVKQIREFAATENAEVVVISARAEEEIAELDDEDKAEFLEALGLEESGVDKLTKAAYHLLGLATYFTAGEKEVRAWTFKRGMKAPQLAGVIHSDFEKGFIRAVTMSYDDLMKYGSEKAVKEAGRLREEGKEYVGQDGDIMEFRFNV from the coding sequence ATGGCTTTAACAGCAGGTATTGTCGGCCTTCCTAATGTCGGAAAATCTACTCTTTTTAATGCAATTACAAAAGCGGGTGCTGAAGCAGCAAACTATCCTTTTGCAACCATCGAGCCTAATGTAGGTATGGTTGAAGTACCCGATGAACGCTTGACTAAAATCACAGAATTAATCAAACCTAAAAAGACTGTTCCTACAACTTTTGAATTTACAGATATTGCAGGTATTGTAAAAGGTGCCTCTAAAGGTGAAGGTTTGGGCAATAAGTTCCTTGCTAATATTCGCGAGGTCGATGCAATCGTGCACGTGGTTCGTGCTTTTGATGATGAAAACGTGATGCGGGAAAATAACCGTGAAGATTCTTTCGTTGATCCATTGGCAGATATTGAAACAATTAATTTAGAATTGATTTTGGCCGATTTGGAATCCGTAAACAAGCGCTATGCACGTGTTGAAAAAGTCGCGCGTACAGTTAAGGATAAAGATGCAGTAGCAGAATTCAATGTTTTGTCTAAAATCAAGCCTGTTTTGGAAGATGGAAAATCTGCGCGAACAGTAGAATTTGATGAAGAAGAGCAAAAAGTTGTCAAACAGCTTTTCTTGCTTACAACAAAACCTGTCCTTTATGTCGCTAATGTAGGTGAAGATGAAGTAAGTGCTCCAGATGACATCGAATATGTGAAACAAATTCGTGAATTTGCAGCGACTGAAAATGCAGAGGTTGTTGTTATTTCAGCGCGTGCTGAAGAAGAAATTGCTGAACTTGATGATGAGGACAAAGCAGAGTTTCTTGAAGCACTTGGTTTAGAAGAATCTGGTGTTGACAAATTAACAAAAGCAGCTTATCATTTACTAGGACTTGCAACATATTTTACAGCTGGCGAAAAAGAAGTGCGTGCTTGGACTTTCAAACGTGGCATGAAAGCTCCTCAATTGGCAGGAGTCATTCATAGTGATTTTGAAAAAGGATTTATTCGTGCTGTAACTATGTCTTATGATGATTTGATGAAATATGGTAGTGAAAAGGCTGTTAAAGAAGCAGGACGTTTACGTGAAGAGGGTAAAGAATATGTGGGACAAGATGGCGATATCATGGAATTCCGCTTTAACGTGTAA
- the pth gene encoding aminoacyl-tRNA hydrolase, with amino-acid sequence MTKMIVGLGNPGDKYEKTKHNMGFMAVDLLAKDYGVNFSLEKTFMAEVASTFVNGEKIFLVKPQTFMNESGRAIQPLLTYYNLDPADLTVIVDDLDSAVGRVRLRQKGSSGGQRGIKSILTHLGTEQFNRVKIGIGRPEHGKTVVAHVLSKFDKENVGIAQDGINKAVDAVKFYIESNDFSQAMNKFNGQ; translated from the coding sequence ATGACAAAAATGATTGTAGGGCTAGGAAATCCTGGCGACAAGTATGAGAAAACCAAACATAATATGGGCTTTATGGCTGTTGATTTACTTGCAAAAGACTATGGAGTAAACTTTAGTTTGGAAAAAACCTTTATGGCCGAAGTTGCTTCTACTTTCGTTAATGGTGAAAAAATTTTTCTAGTAAAACCGCAAACCTTCATGAATGAATCAGGACGGGCCATTCAACCTTTATTGACTTACTATAATCTGGATCCAGCAGATTTGACGGTCATTGTGGATGATCTGGACTCGGCTGTTGGACGCGTGAGACTGCGCCAAAAAGGTTCTTCAGGTGGTCAACGCGGCATTAAATCAATCCTTACTCATCTAGGAACAGAGCAGTTCAACCGAGTAAAAATTGGGATTGGACGTCCAGAACATGGAAAAACAGTAGTTGCACATGTCTTATCTAAATTTGATAAAGAAAATGTAGGAATTGCACAGGACGGCATAAATAAGGCTGTAGATGCAGTTAAATTCTATATTGAATCAAATGATTTTTCTCAAGCAATGAATAAATTTAACGGACAATGA